The proteins below come from a single Pedobacter aquae genomic window:
- a CDS encoding Rv1355c family protein, with translation MSNTYTSQLNQTNNALKEIYQPLILRIYQKEDQETFNQLFEQQQVLFVHDEILSQLQEFVKSKNPSIRLTEDVSTKLIEEEIGELTLEQYGVWVYYPWSKKLVHLLDEEAFIEVRTNRNQYKITRAERDLLSQKRIGIIGLSVGQSIALTLAMERGCGELRLADFDSLELSNLNRIRSGVSNLGLSKVVIAAREILEIDPFLKVICFKEGLTENNLDDFFLKDGKIDLLVDECDGLDMKIIARHKAKALQIPVLMDTSDRGMLDVERFDLDPNRELLHGTLKGINPQNIKELSNEEKIPLILQMLGAENISLRGKASMVEVQQTINTWPQLASSVTLGGAVAADVSRRILLNQFHASGRYYIDLEELIANPKDGSPEHVAERINPHQPLSKQDLINLANQVSISRSPSPIVPDDDTLKALVHAASAAPSTGNDQPWKWLFKDGFLYLFHEENRSYSFGDFQKTASFISLGAAFENLYLKALSYNLEAKISLFPLSGNEQLVAAIHFENSVSNTNSSLKELASYIFKRCTNRNPSVKQILPQEKLDELKNISNTIPNIHFQYFTNDDEIKKLGRMIGICDRIRLLNKEGHYDFVHREMRWTTQDAEQSQDGIDVKTLGLSNSQLAALSMIKDAGVIQTLKTLKGGKAFDTLALKTIASASALCLISVPKYQLESFFLGGQAMERFWLAATQLHLAIHPLISPLYLFSRINHGHGEGLDKESVEELQLLRKEFEALTGLNHNHAEVFLAKISVAEEPEIKSHRLPLEKILFIS, from the coding sequence ATGTCTAATACCTATACTTCTCAATTAAATCAGACTAACAATGCTCTTAAAGAAATTTATCAGCCTTTAATTCTCAGAATATATCAAAAAGAAGATCAAGAAACTTTCAATCAGTTATTTGAGCAGCAGCAGGTACTATTTGTACATGATGAAATTTTAAGTCAATTACAGGAGTTTGTTAAATCTAAAAATCCATCCATTAGGCTAACAGAAGATGTATCAACTAAGCTCATTGAAGAAGAAATTGGCGAATTAACTTTAGAACAATATGGTGTTTGGGTTTATTACCCTTGGAGTAAAAAATTAGTCCATCTGTTAGATGAAGAAGCTTTTATAGAGGTAAGAACTAATAGAAATCAATACAAAATCACCAGAGCAGAGAGAGATTTATTAAGTCAAAAAAGGATAGGTATTATTGGCCTTTCTGTTGGGCAATCTATTGCGCTTACTTTAGCTATGGAAAGAGGCTGCGGCGAATTACGTTTAGCAGATTTTGACAGTTTAGAGTTAAGTAACCTCAATAGAATTAGAAGTGGTGTAAGCAATTTAGGTTTATCAAAAGTGGTCATTGCCGCTCGTGAAATTTTAGAAATAGACCCTTTTTTAAAGGTTATTTGCTTTAAAGAGGGCTTAACAGAAAATAATTTAGATGATTTCTTTTTAAAAGACGGCAAAATAGACCTTTTGGTGGATGAATGTGATGGCTTAGACATGAAAATTATAGCCAGACATAAAGCTAAAGCATTACAAATTCCTGTTTTGATGGATACCAGCGACAGAGGAATGCTTGATGTAGAACGGTTTGACTTAGATCCCAATAGAGAGCTGCTTCATGGTACGTTAAAAGGAATTAATCCGCAGAATATTAAAGAATTAAGTAACGAGGAAAAAATACCTTTGATATTGCAAATGCTTGGTGCAGAAAATATCTCTTTAAGAGGCAAAGCATCTATGGTAGAAGTGCAGCAAACCATAAATACATGGCCACAACTTGCAAGCTCTGTTACTTTAGGTGGCGCTGTAGCAGCTGATGTAAGCAGAAGAATTTTACTAAATCAGTTTCATGCTTCTGGCAGATATTATATTGATTTAGAAGAACTTATTGCCAACCCAAAAGATGGTTCACCAGAACATGTAGCAGAAAGAATAAATCCACACCAACCTTTATCAAAACAAGATTTAATAAATTTAGCTAATCAAGTCTCCATATCAAGAAGCCCATCGCCTATAGTTCCTGATGATGATACGCTAAAGGCTTTAGTACATGCCGCCTCGGCAGCACCATCTACCGGGAATGACCAACCTTGGAAATGGCTTTTTAAAGATGGCTTTCTTTATCTTTTTCATGAAGAAAACCGTTCTTATTCTTTTGGAGATTTCCAGAAAACAGCTTCTTTTATATCCTTGGGTGCTGCTTTTGAGAATCTTTATTTAAAAGCTTTAAGCTACAATTTAGAAGCTAAAATAAGCCTTTTCCCTCTTTCTGGAAATGAGCAATTGGTTGCAGCTATTCATTTTGAAAACTCAGTATCAAATACAAATTCATCTCTAAAAGAACTTGCTTCTTATATCTTTAAAAGATGTACTAACCGCAATCCATCAGTAAAACAAATATTACCACAAGAAAAGTTGGATGAGTTAAAAAACATCTCCAATACCATCCCTAATATTCATTTTCAATATTTTACTAATGATGATGAAATTAAAAAGTTAGGAAGAATGATTGGTATTTGCGACAGAATACGTTTACTAAACAAAGAAGGTCATTACGATTTTGTTCATCGTGAAATGCGATGGACCACCCAGGATGCCGAGCAATCACAAGATGGTATTGATGTTAAAACTTTAGGCCTCAGTAACTCACAACTTGCAGCTTTAAGCATGATCAAAGATGCTGGTGTTATACAAACGCTAAAAACTTTAAAAGGCGGTAAAGCATTTGATACTTTAGCATTAAAAACGATAGCATCGGCATCAGCATTATGCCTTATAAGTGTTCCAAAATATCAATTGGAAAGCTTTTTCCTTGGTGGCCAAGCAATGGAGCGCTTTTGGCTTGCTGCTACACAACTTCACTTAGCTATACACCCTTTAATATCTCCTTTATATCTGTTTAGCAGGATAAATCATGGGCATGGAGAAGGTTTAGACAAAGAAAGTGTAGAAGAGCTACAATTACTTAGAAAGGAATTTGAGGCTTTAACAGGTTTAAATCATAACCATGCAGAAGTATTTTTAGCAAAAATTTCTGTGGCAGAAGAACCAGAAATAAAATCTCACAGATTACCTTTAGAAAAAATTCTATTTATCAGTTAA
- the uxaC gene encoding glucuronate isomerase yields MKEGAVIPEDFLLYSKQAKVLYHDYAKDLPIIDYHNHLPPQEIAENKKFSSLTEIWLKGDHYKWRAMRALGVDENYITGSASDEEKFMAWAKVVPATVRNPLFHWTHMELKNPFGIQSFLNEQSASKIYNHANELLAQDNFSTQGLLTQFNVVMVGTTDDPCDDLKYHKQLQESSFAVKVKPSFRPDKSLLIGDVNAYRAYIQKLSAASGIQITDVESLIAALRNRVDYFEAHGASISDHGLQAIPTKLTLTDAQKQEYKKLLAGDVDTFSDTDAFAGYVLTELGKIYHEKGWVQQFHLGAIRNNNHGMMRKLGPDTGYDSIADFKQAESLSNFLGNLSLEDQLTKTILYNLNPADNDVFATMIGNFADGKTKGKMQFGSGWWFLDQKDGMEKQLNSLSNMGVLSTFVGMLTDSRSFLSYSRHEYFRRILCNLLGSEMENGQIPDDEKWIGQIVKDICYYNAKQYFNL; encoded by the coding sequence ATGAAAGAAGGCGCAGTAATACCAGAAGATTTTTTACTTTACAGCAAGCAGGCAAAGGTTTTATATCATGATTATGCTAAGGATTTACCCATCATAGATTATCATAATCACCTTCCTCCACAAGAGATTGCGGAGAATAAAAAATTTAGTAGTTTAACAGAAATCTGGTTAAAAGGAGATCATTACAAGTGGAGAGCCATGAGAGCTCTAGGGGTGGATGAAAACTATATTACAGGCAGCGCTTCTGATGAGGAAAAATTTATGGCCTGGGCTAAAGTGGTGCCAGCAACAGTAAGAAACCCACTTTTCCATTGGACACATATGGAGCTTAAGAACCCTTTCGGAATTCAAAGTTTCTTAAATGAGCAATCAGCATCAAAAATTTATAATCATGCTAATGAGCTATTAGCACAAGATAACTTTTCTACGCAAGGTTTATTAACCCAATTTAATGTAGTTATGGTGGGTACTACAGATGACCCTTGTGATGATTTAAAATACCATAAGCAATTACAAGAAAGTAGTTTTGCAGTTAAGGTAAAACCTTCTTTCCGTCCGGATAAATCTTTATTAATTGGCGATGTAAATGCTTACAGAGCTTATATCCAAAAATTATCAGCAGCATCGGGTATACAAATTACAGATGTAGAGTCTTTAATTGCAGCATTAAGAAACAGGGTTGATTATTTTGAAGCTCATGGTGCAAGTATATCTGACCATGGTTTACAAGCAATTCCAACAAAATTAACTTTAACAGATGCCCAAAAGCAAGAATATAAAAAGCTTTTAGCTGGCGATGTAGATACTTTTTCTGATACAGATGCATTTGCTGGATATGTTTTAACCGAGTTGGGAAAAATTTATCATGAAAAAGGTTGGGTACAGCAATTCCATTTAGGTGCTATTCGTAACAACAACCACGGTATGATGAGAAAATTAGGTCCTGATACCGGATACGACTCTATAGCCGATTTCAAACAAGCCGAAAGTCTGTCTAATTTCTTAGGAAATCTTTCTTTAGAAGACCAATTAACCAAAACTATTCTTTATAACCTTAACCCAGCAGATAACGATGTTTTTGCTACCATGATAGGTAATTTTGCCGATGGTAAAACAAAAGGTAAGATGCAATTTGGTTCTGGTTGGTGGTTCTTAGACCAAAAAGATGGAATGGAAAAACAATTGAATTCATTATCAAATATGGGGGTTTTAAGTACTTTCGTAGGGATGCTTACAGATTCTAGAAGTTTCCTTTCTTACTCTAGACATGAATATTTCAGAAGAATATTATGTAACCTTTTAGGTTCTGAGATGGAGAATGGCCAAATCCCTGATGATGAAAAATGGATTGGACAAATTGTAAAAGATATCTGCTACTATAACGCTAAACAATACTTTAATTTATAA
- a CDS encoding sugar kinase yields the protein MSKILTFGELLLRISPDANGEWLKNNEIPIFVGGAELNVATGLAIWGADVSFFTALPDHDLTKEILGYVENLNIDASRIALQGERIGIYYLTQGKDLKSAGVIYDRAYSSFYALKPGDVNWDKVLEGVSHFQFSAICPAVSQNAANVCLEAVKACKARGIHVSLDLNYRAKLWKYGKNPVEVMPEIASYCDLIMGNLWAAHQMLGTALDDTLIAQDAKEAYLQHAEKTSLEIMSKFPNCKAIANTFRFENGEGINYYTTFYKEAKLHVSQQYQVDKIINKVGSGDTFMGGLLFGISSGYSTQDTLEFATAAAFKKLFIPTDSTSTTKEEILQTIKDYAS from the coding sequence ATGAGTAAAATATTAACCTTTGGTGAGCTATTACTAAGAATTTCTCCGGATGCAAACGGCGAATGGTTAAAAAATAATGAAATCCCAATTTTTGTTGGCGGAGCCGAGCTAAATGTAGCTACCGGCTTAGCCATCTGGGGTGCTGATGTATCTTTTTTTACTGCTTTACCAGATCATGATCTTACCAAAGAGATTTTAGGTTATGTAGAAAATCTAAATATTGATGCTTCAAGAATTGCATTACAAGGAGAGCGTATTGGAATTTATTACCTTACCCAAGGTAAAGATTTAAAAAGCGCAGGCGTCATTTATGATAGAGCTTATTCATCATTTTATGCTTTAAAACCTGGAGATGTAAATTGGGACAAAGTACTAGAAGGCGTAAGCCATTTTCAGTTTAGTGCCATATGCCCTGCTGTTTCGCAAAATGCTGCAAACGTTTGCCTCGAAGCTGTAAAAGCCTGTAAAGCAAGAGGTATACATGTTTCTTTAGATTTAAATTATAGAGCAAAGCTTTGGAAATACGGTAAAAATCCGGTAGAAGTTATGCCAGAAATTGCTTCTTATTGCGATTTGATTATGGGTAATTTATGGGCGGCTCATCAAATGCTGGGTACGGCCTTAGATGATACTTTGATAGCTCAAGATGCTAAGGAAGCTTATCTTCAACATGCCGAAAAAACATCCTTAGAAATCATGAGTAAATTTCCTAACTGTAAAGCGATAGCTAATACCTTCAGGTTTGAAAACGGCGAAGGTATTAATTACTATACCACGTTTTATAAAGAGGCCAAACTACATGTATCTCAACAATATCAGGTAGATAAAATCATCAATAAAGTAGGAAGTGGAGATACCTTTATGGGTGGTTTACTTTTTGGTATATCATCTGGCTATAGCACACAGGATACTTTAGAATTTGCAACGGCGGCAGCTTTTAAAAAGCTTTTCATCCCAACAGATTCAACATCAACAACTAAAGAAGAAATATTACAAACTATAAAAGACTATGCCTCATAA
- a CDS encoding bifunctional 4-hydroxy-2-oxoglutarate aldolase/2-dehydro-3-deoxy-phosphogluconate aldolase, producing MPHKQTILDTIIGQGMLPLFYHEDKELSLDIIKTLYQAGVKTLEYTNRGPAALENFRYLKSQLKDLPDFYLGIGTIKNTKEAQDFIDAGADYIVCPTVNVAVGELVNSLDMLWIPGCMTPTEISTAQGVGALLIKLFPANVLGTGFVSAIRELFVGQHFMPTGGVEIEEKNIREWFKAGVSAVGMGSKLISKDVMQNRALDELAKNTAEAFRLIKLCK from the coding sequence ATGCCTCATAAACAAACTATCTTAGACACCATTATTGGTCAAGGGATGCTACCTCTATTTTATCATGAAGATAAAGAGCTAAGTTTAGATATCATTAAAACCTTATACCAAGCAGGTGTAAAAACGCTAGAATATACCAACCGTGGTCCGGCTGCTTTAGAGAACTTTAGATATTTAAAATCACAATTAAAAGATCTTCCTGATTTTTATTTGGGTATAGGTACCATTAAGAACACCAAAGAAGCACAAGATTTTATTGATGCTGGTGCAGATTATATTGTTTGCCCAACGGTAAATGTTGCAGTAGGCGAATTGGTTAATAGTCTTGATATGCTTTGGATACCAGGCTGTATGACACCTACAGAAATTAGTACCGCACAAGGAGTTGGCGCATTATTGATTAAACTTTTCCCGGCAAATGTTTTAGGAACTGGTTTTGTAAGTGCGATAAGAGAACTTTTTGTTGGGCAGCATTTTATGCCAACAGGAGGAGTAGAAATCGAGGAAAAAAATATTCGCGAATGGTTTAAAGCCGGTGTTTCTGCGGTTGGAATGGGGAGTAAACTCATCAGTAAAGATGTGATGCAAAACAGAGCTTTAGACGAGTTAGCAAAAAACACAGCAGAAGCTTTCAGGCTGATAAAACTTTGTAAATAA
- a CDS encoding MFS transporter — MNEKIGKFRWTICSLLFFATTVNYLDRQVLSLLQPLLAEEFGWTNSDYANITAVFQFAYAISMLFAGRLIDKLGTKWGFAWALIIWSLAAIIHAYAEALGEFASPIFISLGIALPVSVIGFMIARALLGFGESGNFPAAIKATAEYFPKKERALATGIFNSGSNVGAILAPITVPWVASHWGWELTFWIIGAIGFLWLIFWFWLYESPAKSSRLSEAERAYINSDIEDQKVENTSEVVEKVSWFKLLGFKQTWSFAFGKFMTDGVWWFFLFWLPAYLKAQYGMTGTDIMLPLSILYSMTMFGSIGGGAFPMYFINKGYKPYDGRMKAMFIIALFPLVVLLAPVLGEISFWFPVILIGIGASAHQAWSANIFTTVSDMFPKKSVASVTGIGGMAGGLGGVVMSKLGGYLFDHYEKLGHVETGYTIMFTICALAYVIAWSVMKTLVPKMKAVEI, encoded by the coding sequence ATGAACGAAAAAATAGGAAAATTCAGGTGGACGATATGTTCGCTTTTATTTTTTGCTACTACAGTTAATTATCTGGATAGGCAGGTATTAAGTTTACTACAACCACTACTTGCAGAAGAGTTTGGCTGGACAAATTCTGATTATGCCAATATTACGGCTGTTTTTCAATTTGCTTATGCAATTTCTATGCTTTTTGCAGGGCGTTTAATTGATAAATTAGGAACTAAATGGGGTTTTGCTTGGGCTTTAATCATTTGGTCTCTGGCAGCTATCATACATGCTTACGCAGAGGCCTTAGGGGAGTTTGCATCACCTATCTTTATTTCACTTGGAATTGCTTTACCAGTTTCTGTTATAGGATTTATGATAGCAAGAGCGCTATTAGGGTTTGGAGAGTCTGGTAACTTTCCTGCGGCAATTAAAGCAACAGCAGAGTATTTTCCAAAAAAGGAAAGAGCACTTGCCACTGGTATTTTTAATTCTGGTTCTAACGTAGGAGCCATTTTAGCGCCCATAACAGTGCCTTGGGTGGCTTCGCATTGGGGGTGGGAACTTACCTTCTGGATTATAGGAGCCATAGGCTTTTTATGGTTAATATTTTGGTTTTGGCTTTATGAAAGTCCTGCTAAGTCTTCTCGTTTAAGTGAGGCCGAAAGAGCATATATAAATAGTGATATTGAAGATCAGAAAGTAGAAAATACAAGCGAAGTTGTAGAAAAAGTATCATGGTTTAAACTATTAGGATTTAAACAAACATGGTCTTTTGCTTTTGGAAAATTCATGACTGATGGTGTATGGTGGTTCTTTTTATTTTGGCTACCGGCTTATCTTAAAGCACAATATGGTATGACGGGTACAGATATCATGTTACCACTTTCTATACTTTATAGTATGACTATGTTCGGTAGTATAGGCGGAGGTGCTTTCCCTATGTATTTTATAAATAAAGGTTATAAGCCTTATGATGGAAGAATGAAAGCTATGTTTATTATTGCTTTATTCCCATTGGTAGTGCTTTTAGCACCAGTTTTAGGTGAAATTAGTTTTTGGTTTCCAGTAATTTTAATAGGTATTGGTGCTTCGGCACACCAAGCATGGTCTGCTAATATTTTTACAACAGTTTCTGATATGTTCCCTAAGAAATCAGTAGCATCTGTTACTGGTATTGGTGGTATGGCTGGCGGTTTAGGCGGTGTAGTTATGAGTAAGCTAGGTGGATATTTATTTGATCATTATGAAAAACTTGGACACGTTGAAACAGGTTATACCATTATGTTTACTATTTGTGCCTTAGCCTATGTAATAGCTTGGTCTGTAATGAAAACTTTAGTGCCAAAAATGAAAGCTGTAGAAATTTAA
- a CDS encoding LacI family DNA-binding transcriptional regulator gives MFKPITIKDIAKALNLSTSTVSRALRGGYEISEETKKIVLDYAEKVNFKRNPIALSLKERRSYSIGVIVCEVANQFFSQAIDGIESVAYSKGYHVIISQTHDSYDREVINVEHLANRSIDGLLVSLSAETKDYSHLEKLHEQGLPIVFFDRILNSMNTHKVSSNNIKGAFEATEFLINKGCKRIAHLANASQLSITAERQKGYEDALKKYDIPVDDKLIKYCKHGGRDKMEVEIAVREFIEHDPPDAIFVASDRLSTGCLSTLKKYANNSNILIAGFSNSELVELLNPSLSYIRQPAFDMGKKAAEMLIDIIESKYPIEEFESVMLDTTLHPNGA, from the coding sequence ATGTTTAAACCTATTACGATAAAAGATATAGCCAAAGCTTTAAATCTGTCTACTTCAACAGTTTCTAGGGCTTTAAGAGGTGGATATGAAATTAGTGAAGAAACAAAAAAGATAGTTTTAGACTATGCTGAAAAAGTTAACTTCAAAAGAAACCCCATTGCATTAAGCCTTAAAGAAAGAAGAAGTTATTCTATTGGTGTTATTGTTTGTGAAGTTGCTAATCAGTTTTTTTCTCAAGCTATTGATGGTATAGAATCTGTTGCTTACAGCAAAGGTTACCACGTCATTATCTCCCAAACACATGACAGTTATGACCGCGAAGTCATTAACGTAGAACATCTTGCCAACCGTTCTATTGACGGTTTATTGGTATCCCTAAGTGCAGAAACTAAAGATTACAGTCATCTTGAAAAGTTACATGAACAAGGCTTACCCATTGTTTTTTTTGATAGGATTTTAAATTCTATGAATACCCATAAAGTATCTAGTAATAATATTAAAGGTGCTTTTGAGGCTACAGAATTCCTAATTAATAAAGGTTGTAAACGTATTGCTCATTTAGCTAACGCTTCACAGCTTTCTATTACTGCCGAAAGACAAAAAGGTTATGAAGATGCCTTAAAAAAATATGATATTCCTGTAGATGATAAATTAATAAAATACTGCAAACACGGCGGAAGAGATAAAATGGAGGTAGAAATAGCCGTTAGAGAATTTATTGAGCATGACCCGCCAGATGCCATTTTTGTAGCTAGTGATAGACTAAGTACTGGCTGCTTAAGCACTTTAAAGAAGTACGCTAATAATAGTAATATTCTTATTGCTGGCTTTAGCAATTCAGAATTGGTTGAGCTGTTAAACCCTTCTTTATCTTATATCAGACAGCCAGCTTTTGATATGGGGAAAAAAGCTGCAGAAATGCTTATCGATATTATTGAAAGTAAATATCCTATTGAAGAGTTTGAATCTGTCATGTTAGATACTACGCTTCATCCAAACGGAGCATAA
- a CDS encoding SusC/RagA family TonB-linked outer membrane protein, producing MTKKILLFMAFLFISITSLQAQNKQVKGIVNDDKGDPLIGVAVTLKGSTQGTQTNVNGEFVLNVPTNNAVLQFKYIGYKAKEVAIGSQTALNVILDVEATMLNEVVAIGYGTVKRKDLTGAVASVNAEVIAAAPVSSALEAIAGRVAGLNITSTEGSPEAEINVRVRGGGSITQDNSPLYIVDGFPLPSIADLAPQDIETIDVLKDASSTAIYGARGANGVILITTKSAKAGKTSISFNNFTGVRQLAKKLDVLSPLDYVTWQYEQALLTNSLADYTRYFGNFQDIDLYANAPENDWQEIIFGRNGATYNQNLSVNTGTDKTKISLSHNYVKDRAIMQLSGYERQNLNFRLNHKLHKKVSIDLGVRYSDTKTEGGGANEVREFSSADSRLKHVMLYPPLPVAGLTTTTETDDDFNLYNPLTALLDNDQFVHRKAYNLNGAISYDIFKRLKLRSELGYDGFANAQDRFYGNTTYYVRNAPLAENQDAPALILTNTQRNSFRSTNTFSLDLNDMIAKGHDLSVLGGHEYLQTEEKVLENVIHGFPETFNFDNARKLSTQGQANSIDNNFQPDYKILSFFGRANYNFQGKYLFSASLRADGSSRFAPGNQWGYFPSVSGAWRISQEKFMSGTKEWLTDLKLRASTGAAGNDRIPGNLINQVYLNSTTTWVNGTNNFWAASKTMANPDLKWETTVTNNVGLDLALFNSRINFTFDAYQNRTKDLLIAFPVAGTGYDIQFRNIGETENKGLEFSLNWNAVRKTNFDFSVNANIGINRNRVVNLGGLEGIPGSSGWASTEIGVDYLVQQGFPIGRISGYISDGRYEVSDFDGFDAATNRWILKEDRRVTSSILYDIRPGAMKVKDLNGDNIINLSDRTIIGDTNPLHTGGISFNARVYNFDIATYFNWSYGNDVYNANKIEYTTTSRFSQRNMLGIMASGQRWTNLRPDGTLSNDPAELEALNANTTMWSPYSRFALSDWAVEDGSFLRLATVTLGYTLPEAISKKLKMSKMRIYASGYNLFLLTNYSGFDPEVSTRRRTPLTPGVDYSAYPRSKSYVVGLNVNF from the coding sequence ATGACCAAGAAAATTCTACTATTTATGGCCTTTTTGTTCATTTCAATTACTTCCTTACAAGCTCAAAACAAGCAAGTAAAAGGTATCGTAAATGATGATAAAGGCGATCCTTTAATTGGGGTAGCTGTTACCTTAAAAGGTAGCACTCAAGGTACACAAACAAATGTTAATGGTGAATTTGTCCTTAACGTACCAACAAATAATGCTGTTTTACAATTTAAATATATTGGCTATAAGGCAAAAGAAGTTGCTATTGGTAGTCAAACTGCTTTAAATGTAATTTTAGATGTAGAAGCAACCATGTTAAATGAGGTTGTTGCTATTGGCTACGGCACCGTAAAAAGAAAGGATTTAACCGGAGCGGTTGCCTCTGTAAATGCCGAAGTTATTGCTGCAGCACCCGTATCATCAGCCTTAGAAGCTATTGCAGGAAGGGTAGCTGGTTTAAATATTACCTCTACAGAAGGTTCTCCAGAGGCAGAAATTAATGTTAGGGTAAGAGGTGGCGGTTCTATCACGCAAGATAATTCTCCGCTATACATTGTTGATGGTTTTCCATTACCATCCATTGCAGATTTAGCCCCTCAAGATATTGAGACTATTGATGTTTTAAAAGATGCTTCTTCCACTGCTATATACGGTGCTAGAGGTGCTAATGGTGTTATTCTTATCACTACAAAAAGTGCAAAGGCAGGAAAAACTTCTATTAGTTTTAACAACTTCACAGGTGTAAGGCAGTTAGCCAAAAAATTAGATGTTTTAAGTCCGCTTGATTATGTTACTTGGCAATATGAACAAGCTCTTTTAACTAATTCTTTAGCAGATTATACAAGATATTTTGGCAATTTTCAGGATATAGATTTATATGCAAATGCTCCTGAAAATGATTGGCAAGAAATTATTTTTGGCAGAAATGGAGCTACCTATAATCAAAATTTAAGTGTTAATACAGGTACAGACAAAACCAAGATAAGTCTTAGCCATAATTATGTTAAAGACAGGGCTATTATGCAGTTATCTGGTTATGAAAGACAAAACTTAAATTTTAGGCTTAACCACAAGCTTCACAAAAAAGTTTCAATAGATCTTGGAGTACGTTATTCTGATACCAAAACAGAAGGTGGTGGCGCAAATGAGGTAAGAGAATTTTCATCTGCTGATTCTAGATTAAAACATGTGATGTTGTATCCGCCTTTGCCGGTTGCAGGTTTAACTACCACTACAGAAACAGATGATGACTTCAACTTGTATAACCCGCTAACAGCTTTGTTAGATAATGATCAATTTGTACATAGAAAGGCATACAATTTAAACGGTGCAATTAGTTATGACATCTTTAAAAGATTAAAATTGAGATCAGAATTAGGTTATGATGGGTTTGCTAATGCACAAGATCGCTTTTATGGCAATACCACCTATTATGTTAGAAATGCACCTTTAGCAGAAAATCAAGATGCTCCAGCTTTAATTCTTACCAATACTCAAAGAAATAGTTTTAGAAGTACAAATACTTTCAGTCTTGATCTTAATGACATGATAGCTAAAGGGCATGATCTTTCTGTTTTAGGTGGGCATGAGTATCTTCAAACTGAAGAGAAAGTACTAGAAAATGTAATTCATGGTTTCCCTGAAACATTTAATTTTGATAATGCAAGGAAATTATCTACCCAAGGTCAAGCCAATTCAATTGATAATAACTTCCAACCTGATTATAAAATTTTATCATTCTTTGGAAGAGCAAATTATAATTTCCAAGGTAAATACTTGTTTTCTGCCTCTTTAAGGGCTGATGGTTCTTCAAGATTTGCTCCAGGTAATCAATGGGGATATTTTCCTTCAGTTTCAGGAGCCTGGAGGATTTCTCAAGAAAAATTTATGTCTGGAACAAAAGAATGGTTAACTGACTTGAAATTAAGAGCAAGTACTGGGGCTGCGGGTAATGATAGAATCCCGGGTAACTTAATCAATCAAGTATATCTTAATTCTACTACAACGTGGGTAAATGGTACCAATAATTTTTGGGCTGCCTCTAAAACCATGGCCAATCCAGATTTAAAATGGGAAACTACCGTAACCAATAACGTTGGTTTAGATCTTGCCTTATTTAACTCAAGAATTAACTTCACATTTGATGCTTACCAAAACCGTACAAAAGATTTATTAATTGCATTCCCTGTAGCAGGAACTGGTTACGATATCCAATTTAGAAATATCGGTGAAACAGAAAATAAAGGTTTAGAATTCTCCTTAAATTGGAATGCGGTAAGAAAAACAAATTTTGATTTTAGTGTAAATGCTAACATCGGCATCAATAGAAATAGAGTTGTTAACCTAGGTGGTCTAGAAGGTATACCTGGAAGTTCTGGTTGGGCCTCTACAGAAATTGGTGTTGATTATTTAGTTCAGCAAGGTTTCCCAATTGGTAGAATATCTGGTTACATTAGTGATGGTAGGTACGAAGTTTCTGATTTTGATGGCTTTGATGCGGCAACTAACAGATGGATTTTAAAGGAAGATAGAAGAGTTACCAGTTCAATTCTTTACGATATCCGCCCAGGAGCTATGAAAGTTAAAGATTTGAATGGCGATAATATTATCAATTTAAGTGATAGAACTATTATAGGAGATACCAACCCATTACATACCGGAGGTATTTCTTTCAATGCTAGAGTTTATAATTTTGATATTGCTACCTACTTTAACTGGAGCTATGGAAATGATGTGTATAATGCAAATAAAATAGAATACACAACTACAAGTAGATTTAGTCAGAGAAATATGTTAGGTATTATGGCAAGTGGACAACGCTGGACAAATTTACGTCCAGACGGAACATTATCTAATGACCCAGCAGAACTTGAAGCTTTAAACGCTAATACAACCATGTGGTCTCCTTACAGCAGATTTGCTTTATCAGATTGGGCTGTAGAAGACGGTTCATTCTTAAGACTAGCAACTGTAACTTTAGGTTATACACTTCCAGAAGCTATTTCTAAAAAATTGAAAATGAGTAAAATGAGAATTTACGCATCAGGTTACAACCTATTCTTATTAACTAATTATAGCGGTTTTGATCCCGAGGTATCTACCAGACGTAGAACTCCATTAACTCCAGGAGTTGATTATTCTGCATATCCAAGAAGTAAGTCTTATGTAGTTGGTTTAAACGTTAATTTTTAG